Proteins from a single region of Hydra vulgaris chromosome 12, alternate assembly HydraT2T_AEP:
- the LOC136087739 gene encoding adenosine deaminase-like, translating to MATFAEEKELAIRNLLKTAPKPQLHIHLDGSLSFDFIKSSAKRMKIQEPDRFALLFPLNIESLSENEISDYIWSLKEVQHIQGDIVSGNGNWKRFDFCNQFLQTKLDLKEAVYDLVMRQHREYGVNYIEIRFAPKLHNLCGLSDKEIVASTLDGFESAKEDLSKIGVHLNGGLILCALRSHSVEDAENILKLVLETNALGFDIAGDEGSYPLMLFEGVLRKAKNQGCFITVHAGEWGSLDYPTVQDNLRLAVDIGVNRIGHGLDLKNSPENLINDVLLKNIGVEVCLTGNCGNPNRCTGYADHPIKYMLEKKIKVCGLNCDNTLLSGNRIIGRPDPLTECVRALLIVKVSPNALVEIIENAYKSGFQNDALNQGIESGKVWREHYLPKLIEIMNE from the coding sequence ATGGCAACCTTTGCAGAAGAAAAGGAACTTGCAATTcgaaatcttttaaaaactgctCCAAAGCCTCAGTTACACATACATTTAGATGGATCGCTTTCATTCGATTTTATAAAGTCTTCTgctaaaagaatgaaaatacaAGAACCAGATAGATTTGCTTTGTTGTTTCctttaaatattgaaagtttatCCGAAAATGAAATTAGCGATTACATCTGGTCGTTAAAAGAGGTGCAGCACATACAAGGAGATATTGTATCGGGAAATGGAAACTGGAAAAGGTTTGACTTTTGCAATCAGTTCCTTCAGACAAAATTAGACTTAAAGGAAGCTGTATACGATCTTGTTATGAGACAACATCGAGAATATGGGGTAAACTACATAGAAATTCGTTTTGCTCCGAAACTACATAACCTATGCGGATTGTCCGATAAAGAAATAGTTGCAAGTACTCTAGATGGATTTGAATCAGCTAAAGAAGATCTTTCTAAGATTGGCGTTCATTTGAATGGAGGATTAATATTGTGTGCTTTGCGTTCTCATTCGGTTGAAGATGCAgagaatatattaaaacttgttCTTGAGACAAACGCTCTTGGGTTTGACATTGCTGGAGACGAAGGCAGCTACCCACTAATGTTGTTTGAAGGAGTTTTGAGAAAAGCAAAAAATCAAGGTTGTTTTATAACTGTTCATGCCGGTGAGTGGGGTTCTCTGGATTATCCAACAGTACAAGATAATCTTCGTCTAGCAGTAGATATTGGTGTAAATAGAATAGGTCATGGTTTAGACTTaaaaaattctccagaaaactTAATTAATGatgtacttttaaaaaatataggtgTTGAGGTATGTTTAACAGGAAACTGTGGTAACCCTAATCGATGTACTGGATATGCAGATCATCCAATAAAATATATGcttgaaaagaaaataaaggtGTGCGGATTAAACTGCGATAATACATTACTTTCTGGAAACAGAATAATTGGTAGACCTGATCCTTTGACTGAATGTGTTCGCGCTTTGCTTATAGTCAAGGTTTCGCCAAACGCCCTCGTAGAAATAATAGAGAATGCATACAAGAGTGGTTTTCAAAATGATGCACTAAACCAAGGAATTGAATCTGGAAAAGTTTGGCGCGAACACTATCTACCAAAACTTATTGAAATAATGAATGAATAA